One window of Streptococcus troglodytae genomic DNA carries:
- a CDS encoding iron chelate uptake ABC transporter family permease subunit, translating into MILTFKQKLWLILVLVITLSALYLLYGIGPDVNKFLIIYMVNSRYKRLLAILLTAACIGVSTLIFQTISSNRILTPSIIGLDSVYVFIQTIVLFFLGSQQALKMSALSNYCLSLLIMVGFAFFLFKILFKQQEYSIYFVLLCGLILNTLFSSLSSFFQMLIDPNDFLILQTNLFASFNAINTKLLWISLIIVVFVLLISWTSLRKLDVLLLGKDVAISLGLDYDLLVMKFFILISILIAVSTALVGPITFLGLLVVNLAYHIFPTYRHSILLPASILIGMVALVGGQIIVQYILTLETQLSVILNFIGGIYFILILLKESKDK; encoded by the coding sequence ATGATATTAACTTTCAAACAAAAATTATGGTTAATCTTAGTTCTAGTTATTACTTTATCAGCTCTTTACCTACTTTATGGCATCGGTCCAGATGTTAATAAATTTTTAATAATCTATATGGTCAATTCACGTTATAAGCGGTTATTAGCAATTTTACTGACAGCTGCATGTATTGGTGTTTCAACGCTTATCTTTCAAACGATTAGTAGCAATCGCATCTTAACACCAAGTATTATTGGTTTAGATAGTGTTTATGTCTTTATTCAGACAATTGTGCTGTTTTTCTTGGGAAGTCAGCAGGCTCTTAAAATGTCGGCATTGTCAAATTATTGCTTATCGTTATTGATTATGGTGGGCTTTGCATTTTTCCTGTTTAAGATCCTATTTAAACAGCAGGAGTATTCTATTTATTTTGTACTTCTTTGTGGTTTAATCTTAAATACCCTTTTTAGTTCTTTGTCATCTTTTTTTCAGATGCTCATTGATCCCAATGATTTTTTGATTTTGCAAACCAATTTGTTTGCTAGTTTTAATGCCATTAATACAAAATTATTGTGGATATCTCTTATTATAGTTGTTTTTGTGCTTTTAATTAGTTGGACTTCCTTGCGGAAATTGGATGTACTTTTATTGGGAAAAGATGTGGCGATTAGTTTGGGCTTGGATTATGATCTTCTGGTCATGAAATTTTTTATCTTAATATCTATTTTGATTGCAGTTTCGACAGCACTTGTCGGTCCAATTACCTTTCTTGGCCTTTTAGTGGTCAATCTCGCCTATCATATTTTTCCAACTTATCGGCATAGTATTTTGCTGCCAGCTAGCATTTTGATCGGTATGGTAGCATTGGTAGGTGGTCAAATTATTGTTCAGTATATCCTAACTTTAGAAACACAGCTGAGTGTTATTTTAAACTTTATTGGAGGAATTTACTTTATCCTCATTTTACTGAAAGAGAGTAAAGATAAATGA
- a CDS encoding ABC transporter permease, with translation MITQTIKGKVDYAVVINKDFQSKVIAGKHITLDEYYNQEKDKIHYIRLFMKTYIQDMQYLAQNAGNQKKVFEKALAIYKANRLRIDNQTVENDSIAQSRSAMGFLVQFMLYMSVITAILIIEDKTSGVFFRICSSPMKLRSYILQYMLAFLMIGIMQEAIILVLIKVLFNMSLGTAPILMFILFAVFSLVCVSLGILLVSVLKKAIHAYIAIILLTTPMVMLGGCYWESNLMPEFMQKIALFIPTTWVMKEVDNLLIGSWSCVEVCKSIGILLIFSIVFLIIGMMKKVEIGK, from the coding sequence ATGATTACACAAACAATTAAAGGAAAAGTAGATTATGCTGTTGTAATTAATAAAGATTTTCAGAGTAAGGTTATTGCTGGAAAGCATATTACGTTAGATGAGTATTATAATCAGGAAAAAGATAAGATTCACTATATTAGACTCTTTATGAAAACGTACATACAAGATATGCAATACCTAGCCCAAAATGCTGGTAATCAAAAGAAAGTTTTTGAAAAAGCATTAGCAATATATAAGGCAAATAGACTAAGAATTGATAATCAAACTGTTGAAAATGACAGTATAGCACAATCAAGAAGTGCAATGGGCTTTTTAGTTCAGTTTATGCTTTATATGTCTGTAATTACAGCAATATTGATTATTGAAGATAAAACTAGTGGAGTATTCTTTAGAATATGTTCGTCACCAATGAAACTGCGTTCATACATTCTTCAATATATGTTAGCGTTTTTAATGATTGGTATTATGCAAGAAGCAATAATTCTTGTTTTAATTAAAGTATTGTTTAATATGTCATTAGGAACCGCACCTATTCTAATGTTTATTCTGTTTGCTGTATTTTCATTGGTATGTGTATCCCTTGGTATTCTCTTAGTTTCTGTTTTGAAAAAAGCAATTCACGCATATATTGCAATTATCCTTTTAACAACACCAATGGTGATGTTAGGGGGATGTTATTGGGAGAGCAATCTTATGCCAGAGTTTATGCAGAAAATTGCTTTGTTTATTCCAACCACTTGGGTGATGAAAGAAGTAGATAATTTACTTATTGGTTCATGGAGTTGTGTAGAAGTATGCAAGAGTATCGGAATATTACTTATTTTTTCTATAGTGTTCTTAATCATAGGAATGATGAAAAAAGTGGAGATTGGAAAGTAG
- a CDS encoding sugar O-acetyltransferase — translation MTSEKEKMLAGQLYNAADAELRQLREKARQNIMLFNNELDRQKASHLLKAWFGATGENITINPQFTCDYGSNIYVGDHFYANANCTFLDVCEIRIGDNAMIGPNTQLLTPLHPLNAKERVSGLEYGAPIIIGDNLWIGGGVTILPGVTLGNNVVVGAGSVVTKSFGDNLVLAGNPAKIIKKLD, via the coding sequence ATGACAAGCGAAAAAGAAAAAATGTTAGCTGGACAATTATATAATGCAGCTGATGCAGAACTACGTCAGTTGAGAGAAAAGGCCCGCCAGAATATAATGCTTTTTAATAATGAATTGGATCGTCAAAAAGCAAGTCATCTTTTGAAAGCTTGGTTCGGTGCTACTGGGGAAAATATTACAATTAATCCTCAATTCACCTGTGATTATGGAAGCAACATTTATGTTGGTGACCATTTTTATGCTAATGCCAATTGTACCTTTCTTGATGTTTGTGAAATTCGTATTGGTGATAATGCTATGATTGGACCTAACACCCAACTCTTAACCCCTCTTCATCCTTTAAATGCAAAAGAACGCGTTTCTGGTTTGGAATACGGCGCTCCAATTATCATAGGTGATAATCTTTGGATAGGTGGCGGCGTAACCATTTTACCAGGTGTTACTTTGGGTAATAATGTAGTGGTAGGAGCAGGATCTGTAGTAACCAAATCTTTTGGAGACAACCTTGTTTTAGCTGGTAACCCTGCTAAAATCATCAAAAAATTGGATTGA
- the ylqF gene encoding ribosome biogenesis GTPase YlqF, with the protein MTTIQWFPGHMSKARRQVQENLKFVDFVTILVDARLPLSSQNPMLTKIIGDKPKLIILNKVDLADSTCTAEWCNFFEKQGIKALAVNSKEQSAVKKVTEAAKGLMTDKLVKLRERGIQKETLRTMIVGIPNVGKSTLMNRLAGKKIAIVGNKPGVTKGQQWLKSNKNLEILDTPGILWPKFEEEAVGLKLAMTGAIKDNLLPMDEVTIFGLDFFKRYYPERLLERYKGIDLEEEAPEIIMSMTQKLGFRDDYDRFYQVFIKDVRDGRLGCYTLDRLVELDGND; encoded by the coding sequence ATGACAACTATTCAATGGTTTCCTGGGCATATGTCAAAAGCCCGCAGACAAGTGCAGGAAAATCTCAAATTTGTGGATTTTGTTACGATTTTGGTAGATGCTCGTTTACCTCTGTCAAGTCAAAATCCTATGTTAACTAAGATTATTGGTGATAAGCCAAAGCTGATAATCTTAAATAAAGTAGATTTAGCAGATAGTACCTGCACAGCAGAATGGTGTAACTTTTTTGAGAAGCAGGGGATTAAGGCGTTGGCTGTTAATTCTAAAGAGCAGTCAGCAGTCAAAAAGGTGACTGAAGCGGCTAAAGGATTAATGACCGATAAGCTTGTCAAACTCCGTGAACGTGGTATTCAGAAGGAGACCTTACGAACCATGATTGTTGGCATTCCCAATGTTGGCAAATCAACCTTAATGAATCGTTTGGCTGGTAAAAAAATCGCTATTGTGGGAAACAAACCCGGTGTCACTAAGGGACAACAGTGGTTGAAATCTAATAAAAATTTGGAAATTTTAGATACACCGGGTATTCTTTGGCCTAAATTTGAAGAGGAAGCAGTTGGACTCAAATTGGCCATGACCGGAGCTATTAAAGATAATCTACTGCCTATGGATGAGGTAACGATTTTTGGTCTTGATTTTTTTAAGCGATACTATCCAGAACGTTTATTAGAACGTTACAAAGGCATTGATTTGGAAGAGGAAGCGCCTGAAATCATTATGAGCATGACACAAAAATTAGGCTTTCGCGATGATTATGATCGTTTTTATCAAGTTTTTATCAAGGATGTACGTGATGGCCGTTTGGGATGTTATACATTGGATAGATTGGTAGAATTAGATGGCAACGATTAA
- a CDS encoding iron ABC transporter ATP-binding protein, translating into MISVKNIIKRYQQKPVLNDLTLDIEKGKITAVIGPNGSGKSTFLSVISRLIEQDSGQVLLEEKALKSFRNNDLAKRLAILRQTNYINLKITVAELVAFGRFPHHQGRLAQNDQDKITQALAYMELDGLKDRFLDELSGGQVQRAFIAMILAQDTDYILLDEPLNNLDMKHSVQIMQILRRLVKDFNKTIILVIHDINFASCYADNIVALKEGKIIADGNVDEVVKEEVLSKIYDMPIKIETYQGRKICNYFDPQEQTHCETAHKLLSK; encoded by the coding sequence ATGATTTCTGTTAAAAACATTATCAAACGTTATCAACAAAAGCCTGTTCTTAACGATTTAACTTTGGATATTGAAAAAGGAAAAATCACAGCTGTCATCGGACCAAATGGTTCAGGGAAAAGTACATTTCTATCTGTTATTAGCCGTTTGATTGAGCAAGACAGTGGCCAAGTCCTATTAGAGGAAAAAGCATTAAAATCGTTTCGTAATAATGATTTAGCTAAAAGACTGGCTATTTTAAGGCAGACAAACTATATTAATCTCAAAATTACGGTAGCAGAATTAGTTGCTTTTGGAAGGTTCCCTCATCATCAAGGAAGATTGGCCCAAAACGATCAAGATAAAATAACACAAGCGCTTGCTTATATGGAACTTGACGGGCTCAAGGATCGCTTTCTTGATGAATTAAGTGGCGGTCAAGTACAACGAGCCTTTATTGCTATGATACTAGCTCAGGATACAGATTATATTTTACTAGATGAACCTTTAAATAATCTGGATATGAAACACTCTGTTCAGATTATGCAGATACTAAGGCGTTTGGTAAAAGATTTTAATAAAACAATTATACTTGTGATTCACGATATTAACTTTGCTTCTTGCTATGCTGACAATATTGTCGCTTTAAAAGAAGGAAAAATTATTGCCGATGGAAATGTGGATGAAGTGGTCAAAGAAGAAGTCTTGTCTAAAATCTACGATATGCCAATAAAAATTGAAACTTATCAAGGAAGAAAGATTTGTAACTATTTTGACCCTCAGGAGCAAACACATTGCGAAACAGCACATAAATTATTAAGCAAATAG
- the topA gene encoding type I DNA topoisomerase, giving the protein MTSKTTTTVKKTSKKRATPKKNLVIVESPAKAKTIEKYLGRSYKVVASVGHIRDLKKSSMSIDFDNNYEPQYINIRGKGPLINSLKKEAKNAKQIFLASDPDREGEAISWHLAHILDLDPKGKNRVVFNEITKDAVKNAFVEPRQIDMDLVDAQQARRVLDRIVGYSISPILWKKVKKGLSAGRVQSVALKLIIDRENEIKAFKPEEYWSINGFFKKGNKKFQANFYGLDGKKTKLKINDDVKEVLARIKSDDFLVDKVEKKERKRNAPLPYTTSSLQQDAANKINFRTRKTMMVAQQLYEGIRLGSSGQQGLITYMRTDSTRISPVAQNDAANYITEHFGAKYSKHGNRVRNASGAQDAHEAIRPSNVNHTPESIAKYLDKDQLKLYTLIWNRFVASQMTAAVFDTVKVNLTQNGVLFIANGSQIKFKGYMAVYNDSDKTKVLPEMAEGETVKKVSTNPEQHFTQPPARYSEASLIKTLEENGVGRPSTYAPTLETIQKRYYVRLVSKRFEPTELGEIVNSLIVEFFPDIVDVKFTAEMESKLDEVEVGKEEWQKVIDRFYKPFEKEVGKAENQMEKIQIKDEPAGFDCDVCGHPMVIKLGRYGKFYACSNFPDCRNTKAITKEIGVTCPICHKGQVIERKTKRNRIFYGCDRYPDCDFTSWNKPIGRDCPKSGDFLVEKKVRGGGKQVVCSNEECDYKEKAVK; this is encoded by the coding sequence TTGACAAGTAAAACAACGACAACAGTAAAAAAGACTAGTAAAAAACGAGCGACTCCTAAGAAAAATTTAGTCATTGTCGAGTCACCTGCTAAGGCGAAAACCATTGAGAAGTATCTAGGACGTTCATATAAGGTGGTGGCTTCTGTAGGGCATATTCGTGACTTAAAAAAGTCAAGCATGTCCATTGATTTTGATAATAATTATGAGCCGCAGTATATTAATATTCGCGGCAAGGGTCCCTTAATCAATTCTCTAAAAAAAGAAGCTAAGAATGCCAAGCAAATCTTTTTAGCAAGTGACCCGGATCGTGAAGGAGAAGCAATTTCTTGGCATTTAGCTCATATTTTGGATTTAGATCCTAAAGGTAAAAATCGCGTTGTCTTTAATGAAATCACTAAAGATGCTGTCAAAAATGCCTTTGTCGAGCCGCGTCAAATTGACATGGATCTTGTTGATGCCCAACAAGCTCGTCGTGTTTTGGATAGAATTGTCGGTTATTCTATTTCTCCTATTCTTTGGAAAAAAGTTAAAAAAGGTCTTTCAGCTGGTCGCGTGCAGTCTGTTGCTCTTAAGCTTATTATTGATCGCGAAAATGAAATCAAAGCTTTTAAACCAGAGGAGTATTGGAGTATTAATGGTTTCTTTAAAAAAGGAAATAAGAAATTCCAAGCTAATTTTTATGGACTTGATGGCAAAAAAACAAAGTTAAAAATAAATGATGATGTTAAAGAAGTATTGGCTCGTATCAAGAGTGATGACTTTCTTGTTGACAAAGTAGAAAAGAAAGAACGCAAACGCAATGCACCGCTTCCTTATACGACATCTTCCTTACAACAAGACGCGGCCAATAAGATTAATTTCAGAACACGAAAAACCATGATGGTTGCTCAGCAGCTTTATGAAGGAATAAGACTTGGTTCTAGTGGCCAGCAGGGTCTGATTACCTATATGCGTACAGATTCAACTAGAATCAGCCCTGTGGCTCAAAATGACGCTGCTAATTACATCACTGAACATTTTGGTGCTAAATATTCTAAGCATGGAAATCGTGTTCGCAATGCCTCTGGTGCTCAAGATGCCCATGAAGCTATTCGTCCGTCTAATGTTAATCATACGCCTGAATCTATTGCTAAATATCTTGATAAGGATCAATTAAAGCTTTATACTCTCATCTGGAATCGTTTTGTTGCTAGTCAAATGACAGCAGCAGTTTTTGATACTGTTAAGGTTAATTTAACGCAAAACGGTGTCTTATTTATCGCTAACGGCAGTCAGATTAAGTTCAAGGGTTATATGGCTGTTTACAACGATTCTGATAAGACCAAAGTACTTCCTGAAATGGCAGAAGGAGAAACAGTTAAAAAGGTTTCAACCAATCCTGAACAGCATTTCACGCAGCCGCCTGCTCGTTATTCAGAAGCAAGTCTTATTAAGACTTTGGAAGAAAATGGTGTTGGTCGTCCATCAACCTATGCGCCAACTCTTGAAACGATCCAAAAGCGTTACTATGTACGTTTAGTATCTAAGCGTTTTGAGCCTACAGAACTTGGTGAAATTGTTAACTCCTTAATTGTGGAATTTTTCCCTGATATTGTTGATGTGAAATTCACTGCTGAAATGGAAAGCAAGTTGGATGAAGTTGAGGTTGGCAAAGAAGAGTGGCAAAAAGTTATTGATCGTTTCTATAAACCATTTGAAAAAGAGGTTGGTAAAGCAGAGAATCAGATGGAGAAGATCCAAATTAAGGATGAACCTGCTGGTTTTGATTGTGATGTTTGTGGGCATCCTATGGTCATTAAATTAGGTCGTTATGGTAAGTTTTATGCCTGCAGTAATTTTCCAGATTGCCGCAATACCAAGGCTATTACCAAGGAAATCGGAGTGACCTGTCCGATTTGTCACAAAGGTCAAGTCATTGAACGAAAAACGAAGCGTAATCGTATTTTCTATGGCTGTGATCGCTATCCTGATTGTGATTTTACGTCATGGAATAAACCTATAGGTCGCGATTGTCCAAAATCTGGAGATTTTCTTGTTGAGAAAAAAGTTCGTGGCGGCGGCAAACAAGTTGTTTGTAGTAATGAGGAGTGTGACTATAAGGAAAAAGCTGTTAAATAA
- a CDS encoding ABC transporter permease: protein MFISTSPQESDINVRLYSLPVGKVKLMIGRTLGSIGCLFLSASTTLLFSKYVYGANWSGNILLILGVIFIYSAIIVGLGMIIGRFVSSYTTALIIVMLLMIIFGIISGAVTPESSIPGLNYFIPNYHAQLLIFGTIYSYPKEVIIESGIGLFAFLIGVYGILIGIIRRDKNAHI from the coding sequence GTGTTTATTTCTACGTCGCCACAGGAATCTGACATAAATGTTAGATTATATTCCTTACCAGTTGGAAAGGTTAAATTGATGATAGGAAGAACACTAGGAAGTATAGGGTGTTTATTTCTTTCCGCATCAACAACACTGTTATTTTCTAAATATGTTTATGGAGCGAACTGGAGTGGAAATATACTTTTAATATTAGGGGTAATATTTATCTATAGTGCAATTATAGTAGGATTAGGTATGATTATTGGTAGATTCGTATCTTCTTATACAACGGCACTAATAATTGTAATGCTATTGATGATTATATTTGGAATTATTTCAGGAGCAGTTACACCAGAAAGTAGTATTCCAGGTTTAAATTATTTTATTCCTAATTATCATGCTCAACTATTAATATTTGGAACAATTTATAGTTATCCTAAGGAAGTTATAATCGAAAGTGGAATAGGTCTTTTTGCATTCCTTATAGGAGTATACGGTATTCTAATAGGAATTATAAGGAGGGATAAGAATGCTCATATTTAA
- a CDS encoding ABC transporter permease — protein sequence MLGAVTFFLSLVSIFIGVKSLSLFELGSLDDSQLNILLSSRIPRTVSILIAGSSLAVCGLIMQQLTQNKFVSPTTAGTMDWAKLGVVVTIIFFNKSSLLLQLIISSIFVIFGSLFFIYLLRVIKFKNEVFIPLVGLMLGKVVSAISTFLGVQFQILQSVNSWLEGNFSIMTSHRYEILFLVLPCLLLIYLYAYQFTIAGLGEDFSKNLGLNYQFIINLGLVIVSVMTAIIVTVVGSLPFLGLIVPNLISTIKGDNMKSNLILTSFLGAVIVLICDILGRLIIFPYEVSIGLTMGIIGSIFFLYFLMKGRKCS from the coding sequence GTGCTGGGTGCAGTTACATTCTTTCTTTCTCTCGTTTCAATATTTATCGGTGTTAAGAGTCTATCGCTTTTTGAACTGGGCTCTTTAGACGATTCACAACTTAACATTTTATTATCTAGTCGCATTCCTAGAACGGTTAGTATTTTAATTGCTGGCTCTAGTTTAGCCGTTTGTGGTTTAATTATGCAGCAATTAACGCAAAATAAATTTGTCTCTCCGACAACGGCTGGGACGATGGATTGGGCAAAGCTAGGTGTTGTTGTCACTATTATCTTTTTTAATAAATCTTCTTTACTATTGCAGTTGATTATTTCATCGATCTTTGTCATTTTTGGGTCTTTGTTTTTTATCTATCTTTTAAGGGTTATTAAATTTAAGAATGAAGTTTTCATTCCTTTAGTAGGTTTGATGTTGGGGAAAGTTGTATCTGCAATCAGTACTTTTTTAGGAGTACAGTTTCAGATATTGCAGTCTGTCAATAGTTGGTTGGAAGGTAATTTTTCCATCATGACTTCTCATCGATATGAGATTTTATTTTTGGTATTGCCTTGTTTGCTATTAATTTACCTTTATGCTTATCAGTTTACTATAGCTGGCTTGGGAGAAGATTTTTCTAAAAATCTAGGTTTGAATTATCAATTTATTATTAATTTAGGCTTGGTTATTGTTTCGGTTATGACAGCTATCATTGTAACAGTTGTTGGCAGTCTTCCTTTTTTAGGTTTGATTGTTCCTAATTTGATTTCCACCATCAAGGGCGATAATATGAAGAGCAACTTAATATTAACCTCTTTTTTAGGTGCTGTTATTGTGCTTATTTGTGATATTCTTGGACGTCTTATTATTTTTCCATATGAAGTTTCTATTGGATTGACTATGGGAATAATAGGAAGTATCTTTTTCCTTTATTTTTTAATGAAGGGAAGAAAGTGTTCATGA
- a CDS encoding ABC transporter ATP-binding protein/permease translates to MKGKELTDGVKEALDFVELWDRKNDLPGKYSGGMQRRLNIACAIVHKPQLIIMDEPTVGIDPHSRNHIMESIKRLNKLGSTIIYTSHYMEEVEALCDKVAIINYGKIVIEGTKDEIKHYVKEDKTLEVVLDKIEPQSIDQINKINSVKSCSYEENRLVIVISKTCDDISEIIKVLSRCNIKINHINMKEKHLEDIFLSVTEKILKNSGGSVMNILIIAKQELIRNLKDIKMIAILILFPILTIFILGNVQPDTSKITISVGYVNLDTGNEIGTALDHFLDSKDIKDKVDIVKCKSLNQVNKKLNNGYISCYIYLPKNLSEEIRNGNKGEITVGGNSNVDFIDTIINTFTSNLKTIATSRVIGRSNINISSDSFNIHRISTKEGKGQPDTIDYYSVVMLLEMLIIGAILVCLFLRRHRNLT, encoded by the coding sequence TTGAAAGGTAAAGAGCTTACAGATGGTGTAAAAGAAGCTTTAGATTTTGTAGAATTATGGGATCGTAAAAATGATTTACCAGGAAAGTATTCTGGAGGAATGCAAAGAAGATTAAACATAGCCTGTGCTATTGTACACAAACCCCAATTGATTATTATGGATGAACCAACCGTTGGTATTGATCCCCACTCGAGAAATCACATCATGGAATCGATTAAACGACTAAATAAGTTGGGATCAACCATAATTTATACATCGCACTATATGGAAGAAGTAGAAGCTCTATGCGATAAAGTGGCGATTATAAACTATGGTAAGATCGTAATTGAAGGGACTAAAGATGAGATAAAACATTATGTTAAAGAGGATAAGACACTTGAGGTAGTATTGGATAAGATTGAGCCCCAGAGTATCGATCAAATAAACAAGATAAACTCAGTTAAAAGCTGTTCTTATGAAGAAAATAGGCTAGTTATCGTAATATCGAAAACATGTGACGATATTTCCGAAATTATTAAAGTTCTAAGTAGATGTAATATTAAGATTAATCATATTAACATGAAAGAGAAGCATCTAGAAGACATTTTCTTGTCAGTCACAGAAAAAATATTAAAGAATAGTGGAGGAAGTGTAATGAATATATTAATCATTGCAAAGCAAGAACTTATTCGAAATTTAAAAGATATTAAAATGATTGCTATTCTTATTTTATTTCCAATTTTGACAATATTCATTTTAGGAAATGTACAGCCGGATACATCGAAGATTACTATTTCGGTTGGGTATGTTAATTTAGACACAGGTAATGAAATCGGTACAGCTTTGGATCACTTTCTAGATAGTAAGGACATCAAAGATAAGGTGGATATTGTAAAATGTAAATCATTAAACCAAGTTAATAAAAAACTCAATAATGGATATATTTCTTGTTACATCTATCTTCCAAAAAACTTATCTGAAGAAATACGAAATGGAAACAAAGGGGAAATAACAGTTGGCGGAAACAGCAATGTTGATTTTATTGATACCATTATTAATACATTTACATCAAATTTGAAAACAATAGCAACAAGTCGTGTAATTGGGAGATCGAATATCAACATTAGCTCTGATTCCTTTAATATTCATAGAATTTCTACAAAAGAAGGAAAAGGTCAACCAGACACAATAGACTATTACTCAGTGGTAATGCTATTAGAAATGTTAATCATCGGTGCTATTTTGGTGTGTTTATTTCTACGTCGCCACAGGAATCTGACATAA
- a CDS encoding ribonuclease HII, protein MATIKEIKEQLAAISDLLDPHWTEFEADARSGVQAAVRRRKKTIQADLDEEVRLENMLRYEKDLYLQGYQAIAGIDEVGRGPLAGPVVAACVILPRNCKIRHLNDSKKIPKKKHEEIYKQVVKAALAIGIGRTSSEIIDQVNIYEATKMAMLQAIDDLQGLVSRPDYLLIDAMKLGISIPQSSIIKGDAHSLSIAAASIVAKVTRDRMMIEYDEIYPGYGFAHNVGYGTKQHLEGLESLGVTPLHRRTFEPIKSMLKEKN, encoded by the coding sequence ATGGCAACGATTAAGGAAATTAAAGAGCAGCTGGCGGCCATTTCTGACCTCTTAGATCCACATTGGACAGAGTTTGAGGCAGATGCCCGTTCAGGCGTTCAGGCAGCTGTTAGGCGGCGTAAAAAAACCATTCAAGCAGATTTAGACGAAGAGGTACGTTTGGAAAACATGCTGCGCTATGAAAAAGATCTGTATTTGCAAGGCTACCAAGCTATTGCAGGTATTGATGAAGTTGGCAGGGGTCCCTTAGCAGGTCCTGTTGTGGCAGCTTGTGTTATTCTGCCTAGAAACTGTAAAATAAGACATCTTAATGATTCTAAAAAAATTCCTAAAAAGAAGCATGAAGAGATATACAAACAGGTCGTAAAAGCTGCCCTAGCTATTGGTATTGGTCGTACTTCTAGTGAAATAATTGATCAAGTCAACATTTATGAAGCAACCAAAATGGCTATGTTGCAGGCTATTGACGATTTGCAAGGTCTAGTTAGCCGACCGGATTATCTCTTAATTGATGCTATGAAGCTTGGTATTTCAATTCCTCAGTCTTCCATTATCAAAGGAGATGCTCATTCGCTTTCGATAGCAGCAGCCTCTATTGTTGCTAAGGTAACGCGAGATAGGATGATGATTGAATATGATGAGATCTATCCTGGTTATGGTTTTGCTCACAATGTAGGTTATGGTACTAAACAACACTTAGAAGGCTTAGAATCCTTGGGCGTAACCCCTCTTCATCGAAGAACTTTTGAACCGATTAAGTCAATGTTAAAAGAAAAGAACTAA
- a CDS encoding ROK family protein yields the protein MKTYLVIDIGGSFIKSALINEDRQLSQKSKYPTPNNMTDFLAVLQKLITDQSRLISGLALACPGEINSKTGFVFHGGLIPYLKNFPLGSYFSKQFSLPTTVINDADAAGLAEARYGVLRNLNCGAILVLGTGVGVSIVSKNNLISLITNNVRTKKPKDRLLDFRNPDSQAWPRIRQLFDIHRRGLENLLTNTGSAVQFVKKASEILNLVDANGQAVFQALETSPSAALKELFENYSQDIAYLILNLQSIFQLEKLAIGGGISSQPSLLTEINRQYEQLILSEKFIQSFPHIPIVASRFRNEANLIGAYCHFQIQSFYNFF from the coding sequence ATGAAGACTTATCTTGTGATTGATATTGGCGGTAGCTTTATTAAATCGGCTTTAATTAATGAAGATCGGCAGTTATCTCAAAAGTCAAAGTATCCAACACCTAACAATATGACGGACTTTTTAGCTGTTTTGCAAAAGCTTATCACAGACCAAAGCCGGCTTATTTCAGGACTTGCTCTTGCTTGTCCTGGAGAAATCAATAGTAAAACAGGTTTTGTTTTTCATGGAGGGCTCATCCCTTATTTAAAAAATTTTCCTCTTGGCAGTTATTTCTCTAAGCAGTTCTCGCTCCCGACAACTGTAATCAATGATGCTGATGCGGCAGGTTTAGCGGAGGCTAGGTATGGAGTTTTGAGAAATCTTAATTGTGGTGCTATTCTTGTCCTTGGAACAGGTGTTGGTGTGTCTATTGTTTCAAAAAATAATCTGATTAGTTTGATAACTAATAATGTTCGGACAAAAAAGCCAAAAGATCGTTTGTTAGATTTTAGAAATCCTGATAGTCAAGCTTGGCCCCGTATTCGCCAATTATTTGATATACATCGTCGCGGTCTAGAAAATTTATTAACTAATACCGGCTCCGCAGTTCAATTTGTCAAAAAGGCTAGTGAAATCTTAAATTTGGTGGACGCAAATGGTCAGGCAGTTTTTCAAGCTTTAGAAACAAGTCCATCAGCAGCTTTAAAGGAATTATTTGAAAATTATAGCCAAGATATCGCCTATCTTATTCTTAATTTACAAAGTATTTTTCAGTTGGAAAAATTGGCCATTGGTGGCGGTATTAGTAGCCAGCCATCTTTGCTTACGGAAATTAATCGCCAATATGAACAGCTTATTTTATCAGAAAAATTTATCCAATCGTTTCCTCACATCCCAATTGTAGCTAGCCGTTTTCGTAATGAAGCCAATTTGATAGGAGCTTACTGTCATTTTCAAATACAGTCTTTTTATAATTTTTTCTAA